One genomic segment of Danio rerio strain Tuebingen ecotype United States chromosome 11, GRCz12tu, whole genome shotgun sequence includes these proteins:
- the si:dkey-205k8.5 gene encoding spermatogenesis-associated protein 1 isoform X1 codes for MSGFTGKETEITELVELHVFFVPEDQFDRRLNKVSAAAVDSFISAGFIRVDSEASLSDLRSELGSILGLDRIAEKYIFLKCVGRSFALVKLRQERELTVKSFTPPFAPFPEIYLLPVLENDSDLCSSTFSPETLVSSTDHHSHNLLRPTCAPANIKEPIKFPSINIGPRQSVLMQEAEEEESDEDAEYTDTPLPTYSAHEQMESINKQHDRKLAKQEGFSQVEMNATAKKKRYFKRNAKNTGASQALEAFDDTHGLTRKLNSSLTLKSSEGKTENVVLMSRPNSPIPAESNSPLSAYSLEFFTPQTTTSNSNEYQKEIKLLKEQKKELEKTRQMLLKKGRVLLALNRHRRNQARDRWKRQYFDTKKSTTSLEDKLKGIQQELHTFYSKMLQQLQARDGAKHRTQTRKPSSSRLKNELIIQIMTESSEIDNLRKNVDDAKMKLATEIKLRKQAATELRALRAELMEKRAQL; via the exons ATGAGCGGGTTTACAGGCAAGGAGACTGAAATCACAGAG ctTGTGGAACTGCACGTGTTTTTTGTACCTGAAGATCAGTTTGATCGGAGGCTGAATAAGGTATCAGCTGCAGCTGTGGACTCGTTCATCTCAGCTGGATTTATTAG AGTTGATTCAGAAGCGAGCCTGTCGGATCTCAGATCTGAACTTGGATCAATCCTAGGGCTTGACAGGATTGctgagaaatacatttttttgaaatgtgttggcAGAAGTTTTGCATTG GTCAAATTGAGGCAAGAGAGGGAACTGACAGTAAAATCATTTACTCCTCCTTTT GCTCCTTTTCCTGAGATCTACCTTTTGCCTGTGCTAGAGAACGACAGCGATCTTTGTTCTAGCACTTTCAGCCCTGAGACTTTAGTTAGCAGCACCGACCATCACAGTCATAATTTGCTCAGACCAACATGTGCACCTGCCAATATAAAAGAGCCCATTAAATTCCCTTCGATTAATATAGGCCCTCGGCAGTCTGTCCTGATGCAGGAGGCAGAGGAGGAGGAGAGTGATGAAGATGCAGAATACACTGACACTCCTCTTCCAACATACAGTGCACATGAGCAGATGGagtccataaacaaacagcatg ACAGAAAACTTGCCAAGCAGGAAGGCTTTTCTCAAGTAGAAATGAATGCAACTGCAAAAAAGAAACGCTATTTTAAAAGGAATGCAAAAAACACGGGAGCCTCACAGGCATTGGAGGCATTTGACGATACTCATGGCCTGACAAG GAAATTAAATAGTTCTCTGACACTGAAATCAAGCGAaggaaaaacagaaaatgtg GTTCTCATGAGTCGACCAAACTCTCCAATACCAGCAGAGAGCAATTCTCCACTGTCCGCCTATTCCTTGGAATTTTTTACACCACAAACAACTACAAGTAATA GCAATGAGTATCAAAAGGAAATTAAGCTACTCAAAGAGCAAAAGAAAGAGCTTGAAAAAACAAgacaaatgcttttgaaaaagGGCAGAGTGCTTTTAGCTCTTAACAGACATCGTAGGAACCAAG CACGTGACAGGTGGAAGAGGCAATATTTTGACACTAAGAAATCCACAACTAGTCTAGAGGACAAGCTTAAAGGAATACAGCAGGAACTTCACACGTTCTACAGTAAAATGCTGCAACAACTCCAAGCCAGAGATGGTGCCAAACACCGAACCCAAACAAGGAAGCCGTCAAGCTCAAGGTTAAAG AATGAGTTAATAATCCAGATTATGACGGAAAGCAGTGAAATTGATAACCTGAGGAAAAATGTGGACGACGCTAAAATGAAACTGGCCACAGAGATCAAG TTGAGGAAGCAAGCAGCCACAGAACTACGAGCCTTGAGAGCAGAACTGATGGAAAAAAGGGCTCAGTTGTAA
- the si:dkey-205k8.5 gene encoding spermatogenesis-associated protein 1 isoform X3, producing MSGFTGKETEITELVELHVFFVPEDQFDRRLNKVSAAAVDSFISAGFIRVDSEASLSDLRSELGSILGLDRIAEKYIFLKCVGRSFALVKLRQERELTVKSFTPPFAPFPEIYLLPVLENDSDLCSSTFSPETLVSSTDHHSHNLLRPTCAPANIKEPIKFPSINIGPRQSVLMQEAEEEESDEDAEYTDTPLPTYSAHEQMESINKQHDRKLAKQEGFSQVEMNATAKKKRYFKRNAKNTGASQALEAFDDTHGLTRKLNSSLTLKSSEGKTENVVLMSRPNSPIPAESNSPLSAYSLEFFTPQTTTSNSNEYQKEIKLLKEQKKELEKTRQMLLKKGRVLLALNRHRRNQARDRWKRQYFDTKKSTTSLEDKLKGIQQELHTFYSKMLQQLQARDGAKHRTQTRKPSSSRLKIMTESSEIDNLRKNVDDAKMKLATEIKLRKQAATELRALRAELMEKRAQL from the exons ATGAGCGGGTTTACAGGCAAGGAGACTGAAATCACAGAG ctTGTGGAACTGCACGTGTTTTTTGTACCTGAAGATCAGTTTGATCGGAGGCTGAATAAGGTATCAGCTGCAGCTGTGGACTCGTTCATCTCAGCTGGATTTATTAG AGTTGATTCAGAAGCGAGCCTGTCGGATCTCAGATCTGAACTTGGATCAATCCTAGGGCTTGACAGGATTGctgagaaatacatttttttgaaatgtgttggcAGAAGTTTTGCATTG GTCAAATTGAGGCAAGAGAGGGAACTGACAGTAAAATCATTTACTCCTCCTTTT GCTCCTTTTCCTGAGATCTACCTTTTGCCTGTGCTAGAGAACGACAGCGATCTTTGTTCTAGCACTTTCAGCCCTGAGACTTTAGTTAGCAGCACCGACCATCACAGTCATAATTTGCTCAGACCAACATGTGCACCTGCCAATATAAAAGAGCCCATTAAATTCCCTTCGATTAATATAGGCCCTCGGCAGTCTGTCCTGATGCAGGAGGCAGAGGAGGAGGAGAGTGATGAAGATGCAGAATACACTGACACTCCTCTTCCAACATACAGTGCACATGAGCAGATGGagtccataaacaaacagcatg ACAGAAAACTTGCCAAGCAGGAAGGCTTTTCTCAAGTAGAAATGAATGCAACTGCAAAAAAGAAACGCTATTTTAAAAGGAATGCAAAAAACACGGGAGCCTCACAGGCATTGGAGGCATTTGACGATACTCATGGCCTGACAAG GAAATTAAATAGTTCTCTGACACTGAAATCAAGCGAaggaaaaacagaaaatgtg GTTCTCATGAGTCGACCAAACTCTCCAATACCAGCAGAGAGCAATTCTCCACTGTCCGCCTATTCCTTGGAATTTTTTACACCACAAACAACTACAAGTAATA GCAATGAGTATCAAAAGGAAATTAAGCTACTCAAAGAGCAAAAGAAAGAGCTTGAAAAAACAAgacaaatgcttttgaaaaagGGCAGAGTGCTTTTAGCTCTTAACAGACATCGTAGGAACCAAG CACGTGACAGGTGGAAGAGGCAATATTTTGACACTAAGAAATCCACAACTAGTCTAGAGGACAAGCTTAAAGGAATACAGCAGGAACTTCACACGTTCTACAGTAAAATGCTGCAACAACTCCAAGCCAGAGATGGTGCCAAACACCGAACCCAAACAAGGAAGCCGTCAAGCTCAAGGTTAAAG ATTATGACGGAAAGCAGTGAAATTGATAACCTGAGGAAAAATGTGGACGACGCTAAAATGAAACTGGCCACAGAGATCAAG TTGAGGAAGCAAGCAGCCACAGAACTACGAGCCTTGAGAGCAGAACTGATGGAAAAAAGGGCTCAGTTGTAA
- the si:dkey-205k8.5 gene encoding spermatogenesis-associated protein 1 isoform X7 encodes MRRTICHDLFNNPFFRTCIGKEAAFTEELCQVDSEASLSDLRSELGSILGLDRIAEKYIFLKCVGRSFALVKLRQERELTVKSFTPPFAPFPEIYLLPVLENDSDLCSSTFSPETLVSSTDHHSHNLLRPTCAPANIKEPIKFPSINIGPRQSVLMQEAEEEESDEDAEYTDTPLPTYSAHEQMESINKQHDRKLAKQEGFSQVEMNATAKKKRYFKRNAKNTGASQALEAFDDTHGLTRKLNSSLTLKSSEGKTENVVLMSRPNSPIPAESNSPLSAYSLEFFTPQTTTSNEYQKEIKLLKEQKKELEKTRQMLLKKGRVLLALNRHRRNQARDRWKRQYFDTKKSTTSLEDKLKGIQQELHTFYSKMLQQLQARDGAKHRTQTRKPSSSRLKIMTESSEIDNLRKNVDDAKMKLATEIKLRKQAATELRALRAELMEKRAQL; translated from the exons ATGAGAAGAACTATTTGTCACGACCTGTTTAATAACCCTTTCTTTAGAACATGTATTGGTAAAGAAGCCGCTTTCACAGAAGAATTGTGTCA AGTTGATTCAGAAGCGAGCCTGTCGGATCTCAGATCTGAACTTGGATCAATCCTAGGGCTTGACAGGATTGctgagaaatacatttttttgaaatgtgttggcAGAAGTTTTGCATTG GTCAAATTGAGGCAAGAGAGGGAACTGACAGTAAAATCATTTACTCCTCCTTTT GCTCCTTTTCCTGAGATCTACCTTTTGCCTGTGCTAGAGAACGACAGCGATCTTTGTTCTAGCACTTTCAGCCCTGAGACTTTAGTTAGCAGCACCGACCATCACAGTCATAATTTGCTCAGACCAACATGTGCACCTGCCAATATAAAAGAGCCCATTAAATTCCCTTCGATTAATATAGGCCCTCGGCAGTCTGTCCTGATGCAGGAGGCAGAGGAGGAGGAGAGTGATGAAGATGCAGAATACACTGACACTCCTCTTCCAACATACAGTGCACATGAGCAGATGGagtccataaacaaacagcatg ACAGAAAACTTGCCAAGCAGGAAGGCTTTTCTCAAGTAGAAATGAATGCAACTGCAAAAAAGAAACGCTATTTTAAAAGGAATGCAAAAAACACGGGAGCCTCACAGGCATTGGAGGCATTTGACGATACTCATGGCCTGACAAG GAAATTAAATAGTTCTCTGACACTGAAATCAAGCGAaggaaaaacagaaaatgtg GTTCTCATGAGTCGACCAAACTCTCCAATACCAGCAGAGAGCAATTCTCCACTGTCCGCCTATTCCTTGGAATTTTTTACACCACAAACAACTACAA GCAATGAGTATCAAAAGGAAATTAAGCTACTCAAAGAGCAAAAGAAAGAGCTTGAAAAAACAAgacaaatgcttttgaaaaagGGCAGAGTGCTTTTAGCTCTTAACAGACATCGTAGGAACCAAG CACGTGACAGGTGGAAGAGGCAATATTTTGACACTAAGAAATCCACAACTAGTCTAGAGGACAAGCTTAAAGGAATACAGCAGGAACTTCACACGTTCTACAGTAAAATGCTGCAACAACTCCAAGCCAGAGATGGTGCCAAACACCGAACCCAAACAAGGAAGCCGTCAAGCTCAAGGTTAAAG ATTATGACGGAAAGCAGTGAAATTGATAACCTGAGGAAAAATGTGGACGACGCTAAAATGAAACTGGCCACAGAGATCAAG TTGAGGAAGCAAGCAGCCACAGAACTACGAGCCTTGAGAGCAGAACTGATGGAAAAAAGGGCTCAGTTGTAA
- the si:dkey-205k8.5 gene encoding spermatogenesis-associated protein 1 isoform X8 — protein MQEAEEEESDEDAEYTDTPLPTYSAHEQMESINKQHDRKLAKQEGFSQVEMNATAKKKRYFKRNAKNTGASQALEAFDDTHGLTRKLNSSLTLKSSEGKTENVVLMSRPNSPIPAESNSPLSAYSLEFFTPQTTTSNSNEYQKEIKLLKEQKKELEKTRQMLLKKGRVLLALNRHRRNQARDRWKRQYFDTKKSTTSLEDKLKGIQQELHTFYSKMLQQLQARDGAKHRTQTRKPSSSRLKNELIIQIMTESSEIDNLRKNVDDAKMKLATEIKLRKQAATELRALRAELMEKRAQL, from the exons ATGCAGGAGGCAGAGGAGGAGGAGAGTGATGAAGATGCAGAATACACTGACACTCCTCTTCCAACATACAGTGCACATGAGCAGATGGagtccataaacaaacagcatg ACAGAAAACTTGCCAAGCAGGAAGGCTTTTCTCAAGTAGAAATGAATGCAACTGCAAAAAAGAAACGCTATTTTAAAAGGAATGCAAAAAACACGGGAGCCTCACAGGCATTGGAGGCATTTGACGATACTCATGGCCTGACAAG GAAATTAAATAGTTCTCTGACACTGAAATCAAGCGAaggaaaaacagaaaatgtg GTTCTCATGAGTCGACCAAACTCTCCAATACCAGCAGAGAGCAATTCTCCACTGTCCGCCTATTCCTTGGAATTTTTTACACCACAAACAACTACAAGTAATA GCAATGAGTATCAAAAGGAAATTAAGCTACTCAAAGAGCAAAAGAAAGAGCTTGAAAAAACAAgacaaatgcttttgaaaaagGGCAGAGTGCTTTTAGCTCTTAACAGACATCGTAGGAACCAAG CACGTGACAGGTGGAAGAGGCAATATTTTGACACTAAGAAATCCACAACTAGTCTAGAGGACAAGCTTAAAGGAATACAGCAGGAACTTCACACGTTCTACAGTAAAATGCTGCAACAACTCCAAGCCAGAGATGGTGCCAAACACCGAACCCAAACAAGGAAGCCGTCAAGCTCAAGGTTAAAG AATGAGTTAATAATCCAGATTATGACGGAAAGCAGTGAAATTGATAACCTGAGGAAAAATGTGGACGACGCTAAAATGAAACTGGCCACAGAGATCAAG TTGAGGAAGCAAGCAGCCACAGAACTACGAGCCTTGAGAGCAGAACTGATGGAAAAAAGGGCTCAGTTGTAA
- the si:dkey-205k8.5 gene encoding spermatogenesis-associated protein 1 isoform X2: MSGFTGKETEITELVELHVFFVPEDQFDRRLNKVSAAAVDSFISAGFIRVDSEASLSDLRSELGSILGLDRIAEKYIFLKCVGRSFALVKLRQERELTVKSFTPPFAPFPEIYLLPVLENDSDLCSSTFSPETLVSSTDHHSHNLLRPTCAPANIKEPIKFPSINIGPRQSVLMQEAEEEESDEDAEYTDTPLPTYSAHEQMESINKQHDRKLAKQEGFSQVEMNATAKKKRYFKRNAKNTGASQALEAFDDTHGLTRKLNSSLTLKSSEGKTENVVLMSRPNSPIPAESNSPLSAYSLEFFTPQTTTSNEYQKEIKLLKEQKKELEKTRQMLLKKGRVLLALNRHRRNQARDRWKRQYFDTKKSTTSLEDKLKGIQQELHTFYSKMLQQLQARDGAKHRTQTRKPSSSRLKNELIIQIMTESSEIDNLRKNVDDAKMKLATEIKLRKQAATELRALRAELMEKRAQL; encoded by the exons ATGAGCGGGTTTACAGGCAAGGAGACTGAAATCACAGAG ctTGTGGAACTGCACGTGTTTTTTGTACCTGAAGATCAGTTTGATCGGAGGCTGAATAAGGTATCAGCTGCAGCTGTGGACTCGTTCATCTCAGCTGGATTTATTAG AGTTGATTCAGAAGCGAGCCTGTCGGATCTCAGATCTGAACTTGGATCAATCCTAGGGCTTGACAGGATTGctgagaaatacatttttttgaaatgtgttggcAGAAGTTTTGCATTG GTCAAATTGAGGCAAGAGAGGGAACTGACAGTAAAATCATTTACTCCTCCTTTT GCTCCTTTTCCTGAGATCTACCTTTTGCCTGTGCTAGAGAACGACAGCGATCTTTGTTCTAGCACTTTCAGCCCTGAGACTTTAGTTAGCAGCACCGACCATCACAGTCATAATTTGCTCAGACCAACATGTGCACCTGCCAATATAAAAGAGCCCATTAAATTCCCTTCGATTAATATAGGCCCTCGGCAGTCTGTCCTGATGCAGGAGGCAGAGGAGGAGGAGAGTGATGAAGATGCAGAATACACTGACACTCCTCTTCCAACATACAGTGCACATGAGCAGATGGagtccataaacaaacagcatg ACAGAAAACTTGCCAAGCAGGAAGGCTTTTCTCAAGTAGAAATGAATGCAACTGCAAAAAAGAAACGCTATTTTAAAAGGAATGCAAAAAACACGGGAGCCTCACAGGCATTGGAGGCATTTGACGATACTCATGGCCTGACAAG GAAATTAAATAGTTCTCTGACACTGAAATCAAGCGAaggaaaaacagaaaatgtg GTTCTCATGAGTCGACCAAACTCTCCAATACCAGCAGAGAGCAATTCTCCACTGTCCGCCTATTCCTTGGAATTTTTTACACCACAAACAACTACAA GCAATGAGTATCAAAAGGAAATTAAGCTACTCAAAGAGCAAAAGAAAGAGCTTGAAAAAACAAgacaaatgcttttgaaaaagGGCAGAGTGCTTTTAGCTCTTAACAGACATCGTAGGAACCAAG CACGTGACAGGTGGAAGAGGCAATATTTTGACACTAAGAAATCCACAACTAGTCTAGAGGACAAGCTTAAAGGAATACAGCAGGAACTTCACACGTTCTACAGTAAAATGCTGCAACAACTCCAAGCCAGAGATGGTGCCAAACACCGAACCCAAACAAGGAAGCCGTCAAGCTCAAGGTTAAAG AATGAGTTAATAATCCAGATTATGACGGAAAGCAGTGAAATTGATAACCTGAGGAAAAATGTGGACGACGCTAAAATGAAACTGGCCACAGAGATCAAG TTGAGGAAGCAAGCAGCCACAGAACTACGAGCCTTGAGAGCAGAACTGATGGAAAAAAGGGCTCAGTTGTAA
- the si:dkey-205k8.5 gene encoding spermatogenesis-associated protein 1 isoform X4 encodes MSGFTGKETEITELVELHVFFVPEDQFDRRLNKVSAAAVDSFISAGFIRVDSEASLSDLRSELGSILGLDRIAEKYIFLKCVGRSFALVKLRQERELTVKSFTPPFAPFPEIYLLPVLENDSDLCSSTFSPETLVSSTDHHSHNLLRPTCAPANIKEPIKFPSINIGPRQSVLMQEAEEEESDEDAEYTDTPLPTYSAHEQMESINKQHDRKLAKQEGFSQVEMNATAKKKRYFKRNAKNTGASQALEAFDDTHGLTRKLNSSLTLKSSEGKTENVVLMSRPNSPIPAESNSPLSAYSLEFFTPQTTTSNEYQKEIKLLKEQKKELEKTRQMLLKKGRVLLALNRHRRNQARDRWKRQYFDTKKSTTSLEDKLKGIQQELHTFYSKMLQQLQARDGAKHRTQTRKPSSSRLKIMTESSEIDNLRKNVDDAKMKLATEIKLRKQAATELRALRAELMEKRAQL; translated from the exons ATGAGCGGGTTTACAGGCAAGGAGACTGAAATCACAGAG ctTGTGGAACTGCACGTGTTTTTTGTACCTGAAGATCAGTTTGATCGGAGGCTGAATAAGGTATCAGCTGCAGCTGTGGACTCGTTCATCTCAGCTGGATTTATTAG AGTTGATTCAGAAGCGAGCCTGTCGGATCTCAGATCTGAACTTGGATCAATCCTAGGGCTTGACAGGATTGctgagaaatacatttttttgaaatgtgttggcAGAAGTTTTGCATTG GTCAAATTGAGGCAAGAGAGGGAACTGACAGTAAAATCATTTACTCCTCCTTTT GCTCCTTTTCCTGAGATCTACCTTTTGCCTGTGCTAGAGAACGACAGCGATCTTTGTTCTAGCACTTTCAGCCCTGAGACTTTAGTTAGCAGCACCGACCATCACAGTCATAATTTGCTCAGACCAACATGTGCACCTGCCAATATAAAAGAGCCCATTAAATTCCCTTCGATTAATATAGGCCCTCGGCAGTCTGTCCTGATGCAGGAGGCAGAGGAGGAGGAGAGTGATGAAGATGCAGAATACACTGACACTCCTCTTCCAACATACAGTGCACATGAGCAGATGGagtccataaacaaacagcatg ACAGAAAACTTGCCAAGCAGGAAGGCTTTTCTCAAGTAGAAATGAATGCAACTGCAAAAAAGAAACGCTATTTTAAAAGGAATGCAAAAAACACGGGAGCCTCACAGGCATTGGAGGCATTTGACGATACTCATGGCCTGACAAG GAAATTAAATAGTTCTCTGACACTGAAATCAAGCGAaggaaaaacagaaaatgtg GTTCTCATGAGTCGACCAAACTCTCCAATACCAGCAGAGAGCAATTCTCCACTGTCCGCCTATTCCTTGGAATTTTTTACACCACAAACAACTACAA GCAATGAGTATCAAAAGGAAATTAAGCTACTCAAAGAGCAAAAGAAAGAGCTTGAAAAAACAAgacaaatgcttttgaaaaagGGCAGAGTGCTTTTAGCTCTTAACAGACATCGTAGGAACCAAG CACGTGACAGGTGGAAGAGGCAATATTTTGACACTAAGAAATCCACAACTAGTCTAGAGGACAAGCTTAAAGGAATACAGCAGGAACTTCACACGTTCTACAGTAAAATGCTGCAACAACTCCAAGCCAGAGATGGTGCCAAACACCGAACCCAAACAAGGAAGCCGTCAAGCTCAAGGTTAAAG ATTATGACGGAAAGCAGTGAAATTGATAACCTGAGGAAAAATGTGGACGACGCTAAAATGAAACTGGCCACAGAGATCAAG TTGAGGAAGCAAGCAGCCACAGAACTACGAGCCTTGAGAGCAGAACTGATGGAAAAAAGGGCTCAGTTGTAA
- the si:dkey-205k8.5 gene encoding spermatogenesis-associated protein 1 isoform X11, with protein sequence MQEAEEEESDEDAEYTDTPLPTYSAHEQMESINKQHDRKLAKQEGFSQVEMNATAKKKRYFKRNAKNTGASQALEAFDDTHGLTRKLNSSLTLKSSEGKTENVVLMSRPNSPIPAESNSPLSAYSLEFFTPQTTTSNEYQKEIKLLKEQKKELEKTRQMLLKKGRVLLALNRHRRNQARDRWKRQYFDTKKSTTSLEDKLKGIQQELHTFYSKMLQQLQARDGAKHRTQTRKPSSSRLKIMTESSEIDNLRKNVDDAKMKLATEIKLRKQAATELRALRAELMEKRAQL encoded by the exons ATGCAGGAGGCAGAGGAGGAGGAGAGTGATGAAGATGCAGAATACACTGACACTCCTCTTCCAACATACAGTGCACATGAGCAGATGGagtccataaacaaacagcatg ACAGAAAACTTGCCAAGCAGGAAGGCTTTTCTCAAGTAGAAATGAATGCAACTGCAAAAAAGAAACGCTATTTTAAAAGGAATGCAAAAAACACGGGAGCCTCACAGGCATTGGAGGCATTTGACGATACTCATGGCCTGACAAG GAAATTAAATAGTTCTCTGACACTGAAATCAAGCGAaggaaaaacagaaaatgtg GTTCTCATGAGTCGACCAAACTCTCCAATACCAGCAGAGAGCAATTCTCCACTGTCCGCCTATTCCTTGGAATTTTTTACACCACAAACAACTACAA GCAATGAGTATCAAAAGGAAATTAAGCTACTCAAAGAGCAAAAGAAAGAGCTTGAAAAAACAAgacaaatgcttttgaaaaagGGCAGAGTGCTTTTAGCTCTTAACAGACATCGTAGGAACCAAG CACGTGACAGGTGGAAGAGGCAATATTTTGACACTAAGAAATCCACAACTAGTCTAGAGGACAAGCTTAAAGGAATACAGCAGGAACTTCACACGTTCTACAGTAAAATGCTGCAACAACTCCAAGCCAGAGATGGTGCCAAACACCGAACCCAAACAAGGAAGCCGTCAAGCTCAAGGTTAAAG ATTATGACGGAAAGCAGTGAAATTGATAACCTGAGGAAAAATGTGGACGACGCTAAAATGAAACTGGCCACAGAGATCAAG TTGAGGAAGCAAGCAGCCACAGAACTACGAGCCTTGAGAGCAGAACTGATGGAAAAAAGGGCTCAGTTGTAA
- the si:dkey-205k8.5 gene encoding spermatogenesis-associated protein 1 isoform X9, which produces MQEAEEEESDEDAEYTDTPLPTYSAHEQMESINKQHDRKLAKQEGFSQVEMNATAKKKRYFKRNAKNTGASQALEAFDDTHGLTRKLNSSLTLKSSEGKTENVVLMSRPNSPIPAESNSPLSAYSLEFFTPQTTTSNEYQKEIKLLKEQKKELEKTRQMLLKKGRVLLALNRHRRNQARDRWKRQYFDTKKSTTSLEDKLKGIQQELHTFYSKMLQQLQARDGAKHRTQTRKPSSSRLKNELIIQIMTESSEIDNLRKNVDDAKMKLATEIKLRKQAATELRALRAELMEKRAQL; this is translated from the exons ATGCAGGAGGCAGAGGAGGAGGAGAGTGATGAAGATGCAGAATACACTGACACTCCTCTTCCAACATACAGTGCACATGAGCAGATGGagtccataaacaaacagcatg ACAGAAAACTTGCCAAGCAGGAAGGCTTTTCTCAAGTAGAAATGAATGCAACTGCAAAAAAGAAACGCTATTTTAAAAGGAATGCAAAAAACACGGGAGCCTCACAGGCATTGGAGGCATTTGACGATACTCATGGCCTGACAAG GAAATTAAATAGTTCTCTGACACTGAAATCAAGCGAaggaaaaacagaaaatgtg GTTCTCATGAGTCGACCAAACTCTCCAATACCAGCAGAGAGCAATTCTCCACTGTCCGCCTATTCCTTGGAATTTTTTACACCACAAACAACTACAA GCAATGAGTATCAAAAGGAAATTAAGCTACTCAAAGAGCAAAAGAAAGAGCTTGAAAAAACAAgacaaatgcttttgaaaaagGGCAGAGTGCTTTTAGCTCTTAACAGACATCGTAGGAACCAAG CACGTGACAGGTGGAAGAGGCAATATTTTGACACTAAGAAATCCACAACTAGTCTAGAGGACAAGCTTAAAGGAATACAGCAGGAACTTCACACGTTCTACAGTAAAATGCTGCAACAACTCCAAGCCAGAGATGGTGCCAAACACCGAACCCAAACAAGGAAGCCGTCAAGCTCAAGGTTAAAG AATGAGTTAATAATCCAGATTATGACGGAAAGCAGTGAAATTGATAACCTGAGGAAAAATGTGGACGACGCTAAAATGAAACTGGCCACAGAGATCAAG TTGAGGAAGCAAGCAGCCACAGAACTACGAGCCTTGAGAGCAGAACTGATGGAAAAAAGGGCTCAGTTGTAA
- the si:dkey-205k8.5 gene encoding spermatogenesis-associated protein 1 isoform X10: MQEAEEEESDEDAEYTDTPLPTYSAHEQMESINKQHDRKLAKQEGFSQVEMNATAKKKRYFKRNAKNTGASQALEAFDDTHGLTRKLNSSLTLKSSEGKTENVVLMSRPNSPIPAESNSPLSAYSLEFFTPQTTTSNSNEYQKEIKLLKEQKKELEKTRQMLLKKGRVLLALNRHRRNQARDRWKRQYFDTKKSTTSLEDKLKGIQQELHTFYSKMLQQLQARDGAKHRTQTRKPSSSRLKIMTESSEIDNLRKNVDDAKMKLATEIKLRKQAATELRALRAELMEKRAQL; this comes from the exons ATGCAGGAGGCAGAGGAGGAGGAGAGTGATGAAGATGCAGAATACACTGACACTCCTCTTCCAACATACAGTGCACATGAGCAGATGGagtccataaacaaacagcatg ACAGAAAACTTGCCAAGCAGGAAGGCTTTTCTCAAGTAGAAATGAATGCAACTGCAAAAAAGAAACGCTATTTTAAAAGGAATGCAAAAAACACGGGAGCCTCACAGGCATTGGAGGCATTTGACGATACTCATGGCCTGACAAG GAAATTAAATAGTTCTCTGACACTGAAATCAAGCGAaggaaaaacagaaaatgtg GTTCTCATGAGTCGACCAAACTCTCCAATACCAGCAGAGAGCAATTCTCCACTGTCCGCCTATTCCTTGGAATTTTTTACACCACAAACAACTACAAGTAATA GCAATGAGTATCAAAAGGAAATTAAGCTACTCAAAGAGCAAAAGAAAGAGCTTGAAAAAACAAgacaaatgcttttgaaaaagGGCAGAGTGCTTTTAGCTCTTAACAGACATCGTAGGAACCAAG CACGTGACAGGTGGAAGAGGCAATATTTTGACACTAAGAAATCCACAACTAGTCTAGAGGACAAGCTTAAAGGAATACAGCAGGAACTTCACACGTTCTACAGTAAAATGCTGCAACAACTCCAAGCCAGAGATGGTGCCAAACACCGAACCCAAACAAGGAAGCCGTCAAGCTCAAGGTTAAAG ATTATGACGGAAAGCAGTGAAATTGATAACCTGAGGAAAAATGTGGACGACGCTAAAATGAAACTGGCCACAGAGATCAAG TTGAGGAAGCAAGCAGCCACAGAACTACGAGCCTTGAGAGCAGAACTGATGGAAAAAAGGGCTCAGTTGTAA